The following are encoded in a window of Arthrobacter antioxidans genomic DNA:
- a CDS encoding alpha/beta fold hydrolase has translation MMHVHGFGLSGRYLLPTAERLSDEFHTLVPDLPGFGRSGKPIDPLDVPDLAHAAARFLDDRQVTSATLVGNSMGCPVICEFAYRYPERLDRAVLVSPAGGVNNQPLRRAVRQLARDGTREPVGMIRVAAPDYLRFGVPSTVRMFRALTRYPSLDRLLALKVPTLVVIGDRDPLMPNPDRIREVASNTDNHVLVVIIEGAAHAINFSNPGELAHVIRQFMADQPIVDDPDEPGHSHSYEIHRGTLHPHHRPPTR, from the coding sequence ATGATGCACGTCCACGGCTTCGGCCTGTCCGGGCGGTACCTCCTGCCGACGGCGGAACGTCTCAGCGACGAATTCCACACCCTTGTTCCCGACCTTCCAGGGTTCGGACGCAGCGGCAAGCCGATCGACCCTCTCGACGTGCCGGATCTCGCGCACGCGGCCGCCAGGTTCCTCGACGACCGTCAGGTCACGTCCGCCACGCTCGTCGGCAATTCGATGGGCTGTCCGGTCATCTGCGAGTTCGCCTACCGCTATCCCGAGCGTCTGGACCGGGCGGTCCTCGTCTCGCCGGCCGGGGGAGTGAACAACCAGCCGCTACGGCGCGCCGTGCGGCAACTCGCCCGCGACGGCACACGCGAGCCGGTCGGGATGATCCGCGTGGCAGCCCCGGACTACCTCAGGTTCGGTGTCCCCAGCACCGTCAGGATGTTCCGCGCCCTCACCCGGTACCCGTCCCTCGATCGCCTGCTGGCCTTGAAGGTCCCGACCCTGGTGGTCATCGGCGACAGGGATCCGCTGATGCCGAACCCTGACCGGATTCGCGAGGTCGCGAGCAACACGGACAACCATGTCCTCGTGGTGATCATCGAAGGGGCGGCGCACGCGATCAACTTCAGCAACCCCGGCGAACTGGCCCATGTCATCCGCCAGTTCATGGCAGATCAACCGATCGTCGACGATCCCGATGAGCCCGGGCACTCCCACTCCTACGAGATTCACCGCGGGACTCTCCATCCGCACCACAGACCACCAACTCGGTAG
- a CDS encoding AsnC family protein, whose protein sequence is MKTLVGSMDGKGPAEALRIVAELQREVARSEAGLVRSARQSGLSWEAIAQSLGVSKQAVHKRYGRQ, encoded by the coding sequence ATGAAGACGCTTGTCGGATCGATGGATGGCAAGGGGCCGGCGGAAGCGCTGAGGATCGTCGCCGAGCTTCAGCGGGAGGTGGCGCGCAGCGAGGCCGGGCTTGTCCGCAGTGCCCGCCAGTCCGGGCTGTCCTGGGAGGCCATCGCACAGAGCCTCGGGGTGTCCAAACAGGCCGTCCACAAGAGGTACGGCCGGCAGTAG
- a CDS encoding PDDEXK nuclease domain-containing protein codes for MPQLEPDLPEDYAVAFTALKALVREAQHHAQRVVNTAMIELYWNIGRSILERQADEPWGSRVLNRLAQDLKAEFPHMRGFSRTNLYNMRAFAAAWDTSTPIVQTPSGQLSWSHNVTLLNKVDNHELRTWYALRAAQHGWSVAVLEHQILTNLHARVGAAPNNLEARLPSEGTDLAREVAKDPLVLDFLGLTEEAQEHAIEEAMTLRMAQTLAEFGPGFAFVGRQHHLNIDGDDFYIDLLLYHVPSDRYVVVELKAGKFKPENLGQLNFYVAAVNDILRLSRQAPTVGILVCGSKSDRVVRYALEGSTQPLAVTSYTYEALPADERASLPSPAAITAALEHEQPDAPESRNS; via the coding sequence ATGCCTCAGCTCGAGCCCGACCTTCCCGAAGATTACGCCGTCGCCTTCACGGCTCTGAAGGCGCTGGTCCGGGAAGCCCAGCATCATGCGCAGCGTGTCGTGAATACCGCGATGATCGAGCTGTACTGGAACATCGGGCGGTCCATCTTGGAGAGGCAGGCGGACGAACCGTGGGGGAGTAGGGTCCTAAACCGTCTGGCGCAGGACCTGAAGGCGGAGTTCCCGCACATGAGGGGTTTCTCCCGGACGAACCTGTACAACATGCGTGCCTTCGCAGCGGCATGGGACACCTCGACACCGATTGTCCAGACGCCGTCTGGACAATTGAGCTGGAGCCACAACGTCACCCTTCTGAACAAGGTGGACAACCACGAGCTACGCACCTGGTACGCACTACGTGCCGCCCAGCATGGCTGGTCCGTGGCCGTGCTGGAACACCAGATCCTCACCAATCTCCACGCTCGGGTAGGTGCAGCACCGAACAACCTCGAAGCGCGGCTGCCCAGCGAAGGCACAGACCTGGCACGGGAAGTGGCCAAGGACCCCTTGGTGCTCGACTTCCTCGGCTTGACCGAGGAAGCCCAGGAACACGCCATCGAGGAGGCGATGACCCTGCGGATGGCCCAGACCCTGGCCGAGTTCGGACCGGGCTTCGCGTTCGTCGGGCGTCAACATCACCTGAACATCGACGGCGACGACTTCTACATCGACCTGCTGCTCTACCACGTTCCCTCCGACCGTTACGTGGTCGTGGAGCTCAAGGCCGGCAAGTTCAAACCGGAGAACCTGGGCCAGCTCAATTTCTACGTCGCAGCCGTCAACGACATCCTGCGACTCTCACGGCAAGCGCCGACTGTCGGTATCCTCGTGTGCGGGTCCAAGAGCGACCGAGTCGTACGCTATGCACTCGAGGGCTCCACACAACCCCTGGCCGTCACGTCCTACACGTACGAAGCACTTCCGGCCGACGAGCGAGCTTCCCTGCCATCGCCGGCCGCCATCACCGCTGCACTGGAGCACGAACAACCAGATGCTCCCGAATCACGGAATTCCTGA
- a CDS encoding CsbD family protein: MSLGDKIKNAAKKLSGRAKEATGRATGNERLETEGKRDQVKADLRQAAEKVRDAFRKR, from the coding sequence ATGAGTCTGGGCGACAAGATCAAGAATGCAGCGAAGAAGCTTTCAGGCAGGGCCAAGGAAGCCACGGGCAGGGCAACAGGAAACGAGCGACTCGAGACGGAGGGAAAAAGGGATCAGGTCAAGGCGGACCTGAGGCAGGCGGCCGAGAAGGTGAGGGACGCCTTCCGGAAGCGCTGA
- a CDS encoding universal stress protein — protein sequence MSTAAAPRIVVGVDGSQQSVEALRYAQRLAPAFDATILAVAAWDYPAEYPGYVPLGTSEFADAAKIHLEHAVTKAYGGNVPNGLETTVVFAHPGKALVQASRDAALLIVGRRGHGTFRGLLLGSVSASCVSHAHCPVLVIPHVAEEPASENKPAAGKVAEDADA from the coding sequence ATGAGCACAGCAGCCGCCCCGCGAATCGTCGTCGGCGTCGATGGTTCGCAGCAGTCCGTCGAGGCGTTGCGTTACGCCCAGCGGCTGGCCCCCGCCTTCGACGCGACGATCCTGGCGGTCGCGGCATGGGACTACCCGGCCGAGTACCCCGGGTACGTTCCGCTCGGCACCAGTGAGTTCGCCGACGCCGCGAAGATCCATCTGGAGCACGCCGTCACGAAGGCCTACGGAGGGAACGTCCCGAACGGCCTCGAGACCACGGTGGTCTTCGCCCATCCCGGCAAGGCGCTCGTTCAGGCCTCCCGCGATGCCGCCCTGCTCATCGTGGGCCGGAGAGGTCACGGAACATTCCGGGGGCTGCTCCTGGGGTCCGTGAGCGCCAGTTGCGTCTCGCACGCCCACTGTCCCGTCCTCGTGATTCCTCACGTGGCTGAAGAACCGGCGTCGGAGAACAAGCCGGCAGCCGGCAAAGTGGCCGAAGACGCAGACGCTTGA
- a CDS encoding lycopene cyclase family protein, producing the protein MSREPADFDIILAGGGLAGRSLAYFLSRQPGLDDARILLVDDSRHYQHRAIVYWYDGVLPLHLTPSASYTTLAVDTATGLRRLSLDRHTLSLTSSQRIFRSLDQVIDADPRITRLDAHAARIHARGDRVAVTLTDGRSFTASHCCDSTAPPSGVAPPLLMTGEIRQVRTVRDSFDPAVATFMDFRSGDGEHPARFHCLLPVSAREAFVETTRITRGDTPAMGGPFETAASEYLRSTCGVTDFSTLTVQRGAIPLGLHRQASRGRHLYVGTASGIIKATTGYGFTRILHQAERVASSFAATGSPRSPEPSRRFHFYDKPVLGMWLHDPEAAVRFMRAAFAALDVDLILDFLDERTTPLQERELLGAMPVRMLLRPRLWL; encoded by the coding sequence GTGAGTCGTGAACCGGCGGACTTCGACATCATCCTCGCCGGCGGTGGTCTCGCCGGACGGAGCCTCGCCTATTTCCTCAGCAGGCAACCGGGTCTGGATGACGCGCGGATCCTCCTCGTCGACGACAGCCGCCACTACCAGCACCGTGCCATCGTCTACTGGTACGACGGCGTGCTGCCCCTGCACCTGACCCCGTCAGCGAGCTACACGACGCTCGCGGTCGATACAGCCACAGGATTGCGCAGGCTGTCACTCGATCGCCACACGCTGTCCCTGACCTCCTCACAGAGGATCTTCCGCTCCCTGGATCAGGTGATCGATGCCGATCCGCGCATCACGCGGCTCGACGCTCACGCCGCCCGGATCCATGCCAGAGGGGACCGGGTCGCGGTGACCCTCACCGACGGCCGATCCTTCACGGCCTCGCACTGTTGCGACAGCACCGCCCCTCCGTCCGGAGTGGCCCCTCCCCTGCTCATGACCGGCGAGATCAGACAGGTCCGGACCGTGCGCGACTCCTTCGACCCGGCGGTGGCCACCTTCATGGACTTCAGGTCGGGCGACGGCGAGCACCCTGCCCGCTTCCATTGCCTCCTGCCGGTGTCCGCACGCGAAGCCTTCGTGGAGACGACGAGAATCACGCGCGGCGATACACCAGCCATGGGTGGGCCCTTCGAAACGGCGGCCTCGGAGTATCTGCGCAGCACCTGCGGAGTGACGGACTTCTCCACGCTGACCGTTCAACGGGGTGCGATCCCGCTCGGCCTGCATCGCCAGGCGTCGCGGGGACGGCACCTGTATGTGGGTACGGCCTCCGGGATCATCAAGGCCACGACCGGGTACGGCTTCACCCGCATACTCCACCAGGCCGAGCGTGTCGCGTCGTCGTTCGCCGCGACAGGATCGCCACGCAGCCCCGAGCCGTCGCGCCGCTTCCACTTCTACGACAAGCCCGTCCTCGGGATGTGGCTGCACGACCCCGAAGCGGCAGTCCGCTTCATGAGGGCCGCATTCGCAGCGCTGGACGTCGATCTGATCCTCGACTTCCTCGACGAACGCACCACCCCGCTGCAGGAACGCGAGCTCCTCGGAGCCATGCCGGTCCGGATGCTCCTGCGCCCGCGCCTCTGGCTGTGA
- a CDS encoding DUF4389 domain-containing protein, producing MSSSSSSTTPPPARTPMRAGPLVMVLVGALLVSVAGGLAFGGLLISALAGFQRDGQFLNTSTERFEYDSYALTTQPQDIRLDTGEGALPAGIATVQLKATGVPSTKAVFVGVARQADVDAYLSSVQHTELIEVRTDPFRAAYRDIPGSSVPASPAEQTFWTASASGTGTQVISVDVRSGSWAVVVMNADGSQTGAVDLQAGVRSGLFGPVGMTLLLVAGLLVLVGVPLLLIGANALGKGLVPSPAAGGNRRGGLTEDAHHTASGDPIRDFLPYPARLTGYLQPRLSRWLWLVKWFLVIPHLVVLWLLWTACFVSTVAAGVVILFTGRYPAGLFAFTVGVFRWTWRVQFYASALGTDLYPPFTLARVPDYPADFEVPYPSRLHRGLVLVKWWLLALPHLLIVAALTGAATTTVVVAPGSGDLIRTTAPSLLGLLVIIAGVALLFTARYPAPLFGLVMGIHRWTYRVAAYVFLLRDEYPPFRLDQGAEETEARPRETGGWEAVGMKAPPPRPPGS from the coding sequence ATGAGTTCGAGTTCGTCGAGTACCACTCCCCCTCCCGCTCGGACGCCCATGCGGGCAGGTCCGCTGGTCATGGTCCTGGTCGGCGCCCTGCTCGTCTCGGTAGCAGGGGGCCTGGCGTTCGGCGGTCTGCTCATCAGCGCTCTCGCCGGGTTCCAGCGGGATGGACAATTCCTGAACACCTCCACGGAACGGTTCGAGTACGACTCCTACGCACTCACCACCCAGCCGCAGGACATCCGGCTGGACACCGGGGAGGGCGCCCTCCCCGCGGGTATCGCAACGGTCCAACTGAAGGCCACAGGCGTACCGAGCACGAAGGCGGTCTTCGTCGGCGTGGCCAGACAGGCCGACGTCGACGCATACCTGTCGTCCGTGCAGCACACAGAATTGATCGAGGTACGGACCGACCCCTTCCGCGCCGCATACCGTGACATCCCGGGTTCCTCCGTTCCGGCCTCGCCCGCCGAACAGACGTTCTGGACGGCATCGGCCTCCGGCACCGGGACGCAGGTGATCTCCGTGGACGTGCGCTCCGGGAGCTGGGCGGTCGTGGTGATGAACGCCGACGGCAGCCAGACCGGCGCCGTGGACCTCCAGGCGGGTGTCCGGTCGGGCCTCTTCGGGCCCGTCGGCATGACGCTGCTCCTGGTGGCGGGCCTCCTGGTGCTGGTCGGCGTCCCCCTCCTGCTGATCGGGGCGAACGCGCTCGGCAAAGGGCTCGTCCCGTCCCCGGCAGCCGGCGGGAACCGGCGTGGAGGGCTGACGGAGGACGCCCACCACACCGCGTCGGGCGATCCGATACGTGACTTCCTGCCCTACCCGGCGCGGCTCACGGGCTATCTGCAACCCAGACTCTCGCGGTGGCTGTGGCTGGTGAAGTGGTTCCTCGTCATCCCGCACCTCGTGGTGCTGTGGCTGCTCTGGACCGCGTGCTTCGTGAGCACGGTGGCCGCCGGCGTCGTCATCCTGTTCACCGGGCGCTACCCGGCCGGCCTGTTCGCCTTCACCGTGGGCGTCTTCCGCTGGACGTGGCGGGTGCAGTTCTACGCCTCCGCGCTCGGGACGGACCTGTATCCGCCCTTCACCCTCGCCCGCGTCCCGGACTATCCCGCCGATTTCGAGGTCCCCTACCCGTCCCGGCTCCACCGCGGCCTCGTCCTCGTGAAGTGGTGGCTGCTGGCCCTCCCGCACCTCCTGATCGTCGCCGCCCTGACGGGTGCCGCGACCACGACCGTCGTCGTCGCCCCCGGGTCCGGCGACCTGATCAGGACCACCGCACCGTCTCTGCTGGGCCTGCTGGTGATCATTGCCGGGGTCGCCCTCCTGTTCACGGCGCGCTACCCCGCGCCGCTCTTCGGCCTGGTGATGGGGATCCACCGCTGGACGTACCGCGTGGCAGCCTACGTGTTCCTGCTGCGTGACGAATATCCACCGTTCCGCCTGGACCAGGGGGCGGAGGAGACGGAGGCCCGGCCACGCGAAACCGGTGGGTGGGAAGCCGTGGGGATGAAGGCGCCTCCACCCCGTCCGCCCGGCTCCTGA